The Apibacter raozihei DNA segment AAAATCTAATTTAGACATACTTGCTTCCAAAAAGGCTTGTTCTCCTATAGTCGTAAGATTAGGGCTCTTGGAAAAATCCAGCACTGTCATTGTTGCCCCTCTAAAAGCTCGTGCTCCTATGGTTTCTAGTTCGGATGGTAAGGTTACACTTCCTTTAAAAAAAGAAAATGAGACTGCCGGAATTACTTTCATATTAGTAGGAAGAATTACATGGCTATCGTTACCTGCAAAGCTCCCTCGTTCTCCAAAATAATTTGTAAGAAAAGTTGTTAATTTTCTATTTGTTGAAAAATCCAATGTATTATTTTCTAATTTTATAGCCTCAAAAGCTGATCCTCCTATAGAAGTAAGGCTTGGACTATGTAAGAAATCTAATTTGGACATATTTGCTCTTAAAAATGCCTGAGTTCCTATGGTTTCTAATTCCAACGGAAGAGTTATACTCCCTTTAAAATCCGCGAATAAAAGTTCCGGAATTGATTTTAAATTTTTCGGTAATATTACATGGCTCGCGTTTCCATAAAAAGCTCCCCGTTGTCCAAAATAATTTCTTCCGAATGTATTTAATTTTTGGTTGACAGAAAAATCCAATGTGTTATTTACTAGCTTAATAGCCTCAAAAGCAGAGCCTCCAATGGTAGTTAGGTTGAGACTATTTGAGAAATCCAAATTTGACATACTTGCCCTTAAAAACGCCTGCTCTTCAATAGTTTCCAATTCCAACGGAAGAGTTATACTTCCTTTAAAATCAACAAATAAAAGTCCTGGGATCCTCTTCATATTTTTAGGAAGAATCACATGGCTGTTATTTCCATAAAAAGCTCCCCGTTGTCCAAAATAATTTCTTCCGAATGTATTTAATTTTTGATTGACAGAAAAATCCAATGTATTATTCCCTAACTTTATAGCTTCAAAAGCAGAGCCTCCTATAGAAGTAAGGTTCGGACTTTTTGAAAAATCCAGACTTTTCAGGGTAGCTCCCACAAAGGCTTGTTCGCCAATTGTGTAAACTGACTTAGGCAATGTAATCATATCCAATTTAATATAAGCCAATGCCCTTGTCGGGAAAATGTTATCTACTAAATCAGCATTTAGCATGTCTAAATTCTTTAATGCAGACATTTGACGAATAGTCTCAAAATCTACACTATTAAGGGTTCCTGTAAGGCTGAGATCAGTTATCTTAGCCTTATCCGTTCCTACCAGCTGGGATAGGGTTCCGGGTGTCGCTACTTCGTAGTTCTTACTAAGCTGCCCCCATGAAAGAGAAAAGCATAGAAAGAAACATAAAAGCGATAAATAATAGCTTTGTTTCATATAATATAATTTAATGTGATTTCTTACTTTTGATTAAAACCGACTTTTGATTTTTTATTATTCCAATGTGCATTTTTAGAATAAAAGAAGTAAAGGCAGAATTTGGCAGGCAGTTTAAATTCATATATTTACAGTTATTTTTTATACAATATTAGTAAAAATTAGGCATAAAACTATCAATTTTTAGATTTTATATTAAAGGTTTTACAAGTATTGTAGATAAAAAACAAGAACTGAATAGCTTAACAACTAAAAAAATTTGATAAAATATAATATATTAAATTTTATTCTACAATGATTGATTTTTCAACTATTTGAAGTCTTTAAAAAAAGCAGAATTTTTATTACACCAACTATAATTATAAATTTAAAATAGCCAGATAACTTACTTTGGATTATATTACATAATATCAATATGAAAAATTTTGGATATACCTGTCAAGGTTATTTGTATGCCTATACAAAAGGTGAAAAAAGCTATAAGTTTATTAATAATTATATTCCCAGAGCTACCTACCTTATCAACAATCTTTGAAGCATTTGACAAAAAAAAGTATACTAAAATACAAAGAACAAGTATAACCAGAGCAATAGTCAGATAGTTAATCAAAGTCAGGTACATGTTTTCTTCAATTGAGCTGTTAGCGGTTAAAGTAAATATAACGGAAATACTACCTGAGCCCATTATAATGGGAAAGGTAATAGGATAAAATATATCTTTTTGAATATTTTCATTATCTAAATCGTTTATGGTTTTCTCTTTTTTTTCTTTACTTTTTCCTTTATTATTCCCATCGGATAACCAGCCCAAGGCTGTCTTACAAATCATGAGACCTCCTCCCAGCTGTATAACAGGAATGGACAGACCAAACAGCAGTAATATTAAACGACCGATAAGTAAGCTTCCTAACCCAATAGATAAACAATAAATGGTTATTTGCTTTACTACAGATTTTCTTTGTTTTTCCCCTAATCCCTCCAGAAAATTATTTACAATAAATGCGTTGCCAATAGGATTAACCACGGGAAACAAGGCTACCATAGCCGCTGAAAATACATGTATAAAATTCTGTACCATTTCTTTAGGTTTTTTGAGTTGTAAAGATCGTATTTTAACTCAAGTGAACATCATTTTTTATAAAAAAATATTTATTTAACCTAAATTTTTAAATTTAATATATAAACTACTTTATATAATAAAAAATCCCCTTCAAATGAAGGGGATTTTTTATTATACTATTATTTTGTACGATTAAGCGTCTAACTCACCTGCAATTACATTTAAACTTCCCAGTGCAATAATGGCATCGGATAACATTTGTCCTTTAACCAGCTCTTCAAAAGCCTGATAATAAATAAAGCACGGTCTTCTGAAATGTAAACGATACGGACTTCTTCCTCCATCACTAACTAAATAAAAGCCTAACTCTCCATTACCACCTTCAACAGAATTATATACTTCACCGGTTGGAATTTTTGTTTCCCCCATAATGATTTTAAAATGATAAATTAGCGCTTCCATACTATTGTAAACATCCGGCTTATCCGGCAGATAAAAGTCCGGTACATCTTCATGGTAATTTCCTTCCGGCAAATTTTCATACGCATTTTTTATCAGCTTGAAACTTTCTCTTATCTCCTGCAATCGTACCATAAAACGGTCATAAGCATCACCGGCAGTACCTATAGGAATGATAAAATCAAAGTCATCATAGGAAGAATAAGGACTCATTACCCTAACGTCATAATCCACACCGGCAGCACGTAAGTTTGGGCCTGTAAATCCGTAATTTAAGGCTCTTTCTGCAGATATTCCTCCCACCCCAATCGTTCTGTCCATGAATATCCGGTTTCTTTCAAGTAAGCTGGCAAACTCTTCCAGTCTTTTCGGAAAATCAGCGATAAATTCACGAATTAACTGATGAAATTTAGGGCTGAAATCTCTTTCAAAACCACCAATACGACCAATATTGGTAGTCATTCTGGCTCCACATACCTGTTCGTAAAGATCATAAATTTTTTCCCTGTCCTGGAACATATACGTAAATCCGGTTAGTGCACCTGTATCTACTCCCATGACGGAGTCGCATACCAAATGGTCTGCTATTCGCGCCAGCTCCATAATTATGATTCGCATATAATCTATTTTCTTAGAAACTTTTATACCTAAAAGCTTCTCCATAGTCATATGCCACCCCATATTATTGATTGGTGACGAACAATAATTTAACCGATCTGTTAAAGTCGTAATCTGAGCATAGGTTCTTCTTTCGGATATTTTCTCAAAAGCCCTGTGAATATATCCAACAGTAGAGGATGAAGAGACAATTCGCTCTCCGTCCATTAATATATGATTTTCAAATATACCATGAGTTGACGGGTGGGTAGGTCCTAAATTTATTTTCTGAAGCTGACCGTCTAATTGTTCTTTAACGATATAATTATCAACGACACCCGCAAGGTTTATCAACTCACTTTTATTATTTTCCTGAGACATTTTTCTTTTTTTATCTTTTAATATTAGACGGGTTATCTACCAAACATGGCATCATCTTTATCTGTACGTGTTGCATCTTCCAGCTGATATTGTTTCAGCATAGGATGATATTCCATTTCTTCCATATTAAGAATCCGCTTTAAATTGGGATGTCCTTTAAAATTGATTCCATAGAAATCGAACGTTTCTCTTTCCATCCAGTTAGCACCGGAATAAAGAGAAGTTAAAGAATCTACATCTGGCTTATCAATAGACAAATAGGTTTTTAACCTCAGCCTGAAATTATTAATAAAACTATGTAAATGGTATATTACTCCTAGCTCAGCACCTTTGTGATCCGGATAATGGATACCGCATATATCTGTAAGAAAATCTATTTTAATCGTATGCTTTTTTACAAATTCGACTAAAGGCAGAACAGCTTCATCCTTAATTTCCAATGTCAGAATACCATCCGGCTCATAAGCTCTAAGAATAGAGTCTCCAAATTCATCTGTTAAAAGCTGTAAAACAAATTGATTGTCTATAATTGTATTTTCTTCCATCAAATTACGAAATATTATATGATTCTAATAAAGCTTTATACTCTGGTGAATCTCTTCTTCTCAGGCTTTCGTTTTGTACCATTTCCTGAATCTGCATAAAACCTTCAATAATTTGCTCCGGTCTTGGAGGGCATCCGGGTACATAAACGTCTACCGGAATGATCTTATCAATTCCCTGAAGTACAGAATACGTATCAAAAATACCGCCACTGGAAGCACAGGCACCCACTGCCATTACCCATTTAGGCTCTGCCATTTGAGAATAAACCTGTTTAAGCACCGGGGCTAGTTTTTTAGATATGGTTCCACAAACCATCAGTAAATCCGCCTGTCTGGGAGAAAACCTCATATTTTCAGCCCCAAAACGGGATAAATCATAGTTTGATGCTTGTATAGCCATAAACTCAATACCGCAGCAAGAGGTTGCAAAAGGTAAAGGCCATAAAGAATATGAGCGGGCCAACCCGATAATTTTATCTAAGCTCCCGGCAAAATATCCTGGTCCGCTTACTCCCTCAGGAGGTTCGACCATCGTAACTTTTTCTGACATATTTCTCTTTCTAAATCTAAAGTATATTGTAAATAGTATCTTTTATTTTTCCCAATCCAGAGCTCCTTTTTTCACTACATATAAAAAGCCTAGTAAGAAAATAGAAATAAAGGTGACTACAGCTAAAAATCCGGCAACGCCAAATTCTTTAACATTAAGTGCGTAAGGATAAAAGAAAACTATTTCTATATCAAATAAAACAAATAAAATTGCAGTTAGAAAATACTTAATTGAAAACGGTGTACGTGCATCTCCTTCGTATGCTACACCACATTCAAAAGTATCATCTTTTGCCTTACCATGAATTCTTGTCCCTAACATAGCTGAGCCGATAAGTGTCATTACACTGAAACCTAATGCTACAGCTACCTGAATTAATATAGGTACATAATCAACGGGTAAACTCATTTTTTAGTAATTTTTTTAATTATTATACAAAATTTATCGCCTTGCAAAGTTAATACATTTTTTAAACTATACCTTCATTTTTTAGTATTCTAATCTTTTATCTGTTAACGATAAACTAATTTTTCATTAAGTATCATAAAGCCTCTAACAGATTGGGATTTAAGCACCCCATTATTTAAATGATGAATATCATATATTTAGTTTGTAATTAGTCTAAATAAAAATTATATTTGCCGTAACTTTCTAAATTTTAACTAACATGAAAAAATTATACTTAATTTGTTCTTTAATTTGTTGCGGTCAGTTTCTTATGGCCCAAAACACTTCATCAATTAAAGGGAATGTTTCTAATATTGAAAACCTCCCTGTTGCAGATGCTGTCATCCTTGTAGATGGACAGTCAGTATCTGAAACTACAAAAAGTGATGGTTCTTTTGAAATTAAAGGTTTATCTCCCGGTAAACATAAAATTACCATCATTAGCCCTGATTCTGGTCAGTATACGGAATCTTTTTCTTTAGACTCAAATGAAACTAAAGAATTGAGAATGACTGTCTACCAAAAGGGAGATCTAGATAAAATTTTAATTTACGGACAAGGAAAACAGCCCAAAGGTCTTGATATGATCACCCGTATACCTTTATCTCCCAGAGAATTACCTCAAAACATTTCAGTTATATCTGATGAAATTATTAACGAGCAGGGTGCTCTTACTTTAACTGATGCTGTAAGAAATGTTCCCGGTGTTACGCTCTTCGGAACTTACGGTGGAACTACTGAGAGTATGTCTATCAGGGGATACAGAGGTACTCCGGTATTAAAAAACGGTATTCAGGTTGATTCTGATTTTAGAACATCAGGAATTTTGACAGATATGCAAGGGGTTTCAAGTATTCAGGTTTTAAGAGGATCTGCGTCAATAACCCAAGGTATCGGTAACGGATTAGGCAGCCCTGGAGGAGTTATAAACGTAGTTACCAAAACACCTCTATTTTTAAAGGATGCCGGACAGGTAGCATTGGAATCCGGTAGTTGGGGATTATTTAGATCTACACTTGATTACCAAACGGTTCTGGATAAAAAAAATACTTCGGCATTCCGATTAAATGCTGCTTTTCAAAGAGCAGACAGCTATAAGCCAAGAGTGGACAACAATCGTGTATATGTAAACCCTTCTTTTGAATGGAGACCGGATGATAAAACAACGGTGACTCTTGAAATGGATTACATGAATGATAATACGACCCCAGATAGAGGAACTACAAACTTATCTGAAATAAATACTTACAATTTATTAGATACATCTAAAAACTTTTTTGGTTGGGGTACGGATAATGTTAACACCAAAACAACCACTTATTCTGCAAAAATAGTTAGAAAACTGAATGATAAACTTAGCTTACGAGCCGTATATGCCGGTTCGGTAAACAATGACGAAACTTATGGAGTAGGTTCAATGGCTAACCCTTACAGGTACAAGGATGTAGTAACTGGCAAAACTATTTCTGATTACACAAAGAGAATAAGAACCCTTAGTTGGTCTGAGAGTGAAGATAAAAATAAAGTTATTCAAATCGATTTAATCGGTAAAAATTTATTTACCGGTAAAATTAAGCATACGTTTCAGGCAGGATTTGACTATAAATCTAATGAAAAAACTTCAATTTCTCATGGCTCCATAACTGTTGATACAGTTAATATTTTAGAAAAAATTGGTAATAATTTACCTTCTGGTATTTCCAAAAAATCATTTGGAACCACAGCTGTAAATACTAAAACTTATTCAGAAGTATACGGATTTACAGTACATGATGCCATAGAATTTAATCCATATATACGCGCAAACTTTGCTTTACGATACAGTGTTGACGGAAGAAAATCGAATGTAGGCGCCGCTAACGATGCATGGGACCCGTTTGTTGGGATAATGATAACGCCTGTAAAAAATATCAGCCTGTTTGGAAATTTTGCCACTACGACAAATTTACGTTCAGCCAGTAATCCAACCCAGGATGGTGGAACCATTGGAGCATCAGTAACCAATCAGTGGGAAGTCGGAGTAAAATCGGACTGGTTTAATAAAAAACTGGATTTTAATGTGACATATTATTTTATTAATAATAACGATATTGCTTATCAGGTCTATGATAATGGTGTTGCTACAGGATACTACAAAAAAGCAGGAGATTTAAGAAGAAATGGAATTGAGATTGAAGCAAATGGCCGGATTCTTGAAAACCTGAGAGTTATTTTAGGATATTCTTATTCAGATGTTCAATACAGAAAAAGTATTGCTTATGTAAATGGCTCAAGGCCTATGAATGCCCCTTATTCAACGGCAAACGGATGGGTACAATATTTATTTAACCAGGGTGCATTAAAAAATCTTTCATTAGGTGTAGGTGTATATTATGTAGGCAACAGACCTGTTAACGATTATAGTTCAGATTTAAGAACTGACGGACATGGAACTACTCCAGGAGTAAAACCATTTAATATGCCTGGTTATACAACTATTAACGCCCAGCTTGGTTATACTTATAAAGATGTGGGACTAAAAGTTTTCTTTAACAACATATTTGATGAACTGGGATATACTTCTTACTACCGTGGTGGTTATATAAATCAAATAGATCCTAGAAACTTTAAAATTCAGTTATCATATAATTTCTAATTTCCACATATAATTATGTTTTTTAAACCTACCCCTCATTTTGGGTAGGTTTATATAAAAGTTTTCAAATTAAATTATACACAAAAGATCTGAAAAGATAAAAAAACTACAGAATGTATTCTGTAGTTTTTTATTTATCCTATGTATAAAAAGTTTTACTTTTAATTACTGTTTTTCGGTCAGGAATTTCCAATATCTCTTAGGCATATATTGTTTTTGCAATTTTAAATTGATTCTTTCTTTGATTGATACTGATGTATGATATTTTTTCCACAATTCCTGAAATAACTTCTCATCCGGATGCAACATTTCCTCATCAACAAAACCTGTTCTGAGGTGTTCTCCGCTTCCTTCGAGAACCATGGGATGAACTTCCGACAAATCGTAATAAAAACCATAGTTTCGTTTAAGATCATAAAGAATCCATTGTTGAGAAGAAAAGCGATCTTTAAAATGAGGTATAACTAATGGTAAACTATTATATACGGGATGTACGGGTGCAAAATAAATTTCATCTTTAGACTTTTGAAACCTTACAAACTGTTGCCATGCATGAACTTCTTTGGATACCTTTTTTGCTATTTTATGTATTTCAAGAACTACCGGATGACCAAAGTTAGCTGAGTGTTCGAATTTACTGTCAATCGCATATTTTATATATTGAAACAAAAGAAAATCACTATTTTCAATTTCAGACAACCAAACCGCATTCAGCCTGTTTAATTCCATCACTGACATTTTATTTTTAAGCAAGGTTAAAACGCGCAAAAATTTTTCTGTTTGAGTTTCAATAGCAAAAACCTCACGGGTAAGTAATGGTACTATCTGTTCCTGTGATATTAACGACTCAGGATATTTTTTTTTATCATAGGCCTCGAACACAGCGCATAAGAGACCTTCAAAGGATTTATCATATTGAAAAACTACCATAAGCATCCAAAGATATTGTTATTCACTGAAAAGTAATGACATTTGATTACTTGCTACTGAACGAGGCGTTTTTTTTACCAGTAAACTTCTTATATATTCAGGACTGGAACTGTTAACATTGAGCCCTCTATAATCTCTGCAAACCATGAAAAATTTTGCTCTTTTCATACTTACTCCTATTTTTTTTAATTGATATGTATCTAATAAGCCAAATCTTCTTGAAGCAAGAATGAGCTTTGCAGACTTAACTCCTATTCCGGGAACTCTTAAAAGCAAGTGATAATCACAAATATTTATATCTACAGGAAAATATTCGGGATGACGTAAAGCCCATGATAATTTAGGATCTATTTCCAGATCCAGATTGGGATTTACATCGTCTAATATCTCCTCTGATGAAAACTGATAAAACCTCATAAGCCAGTCAGCCTGATACAAACGATTTTCCCTAACTAAAGGCGCTTGCCTGATTGCCGGAAGTCTAGTGTCACCCGGATTAACGGGTATAAATCCGGAATAATAGACTCTTCTCATACTAGACTGTAAATACAAAACAGACGAAACTCGAAGTATATCCTGATCAGTTTCATTAGTTGCTCCAATAATCATTTGAGTACTCTGGCCAGCAGGTGTAAATTTTGAAACCGATTTAGATTTCTTTCGCTCTTCCTTATATTCAGTTACTCCGTTCTGTATGTATTTCATGGGAGTAAAAACACTGGCATGATCTTTTTCAGGAGCCAGATATTTTAGATTTTTTTCTGAAGGAATCTCAATATTAACACTTAGTCGGTCTGCATATAATCCGGCCTGATATACTAATTCCTTACTTGCCCCAGGTATACTCTTCATATGAATATAACCGTTATATCTATGAATGGTTCTAAGCTCTTTGATTACCCTAACCATTCTTTCCATGGTATGATCGGGATTTTTGATTATTCCTGAACTTAAAAACAAGCCTTCAATATAATTTCTTTTGTAAAATTCCAATGTCAAATTAACCAATTCTTTCACACTAAATGCCGCTCTTTTTATATCGTTACTTTTACGATTAATACAATATGCACAATCATAAATACAATAGTTAGTCAATAGAACTTTTAACAGAGAAACACACCTTCCGTCTTCAGTATATGAATGGCATATTCCCCATCCGGATGCTGAACCTATATCACCGGATTTACTCTTTCTTGTAACTCCACTTGAGGAACAGGAAACATCGTATTTAGCTGACTCAGATAAAGTTGCAAGTTTGTTAATGAGATTTTCATTCACCATATACCAAAGTTACTAAACATATTTTCAATAATAAACTAAATATACGATAAACAATAATAAAACACTAATTACCAGACACTTAAACTCTGAAATTAAAAAATCCTCTCTACTGATTATAGTAGAGAGGATCTAAATTGTATAAGGTTAAATTTTATTAATGGCTATGCCCTGATTCCATTTCACCGGCTTTAAGATAGTAAACTCCAGATACGGCAACTTGTAATTGATTATCCCAATCCATTATTTCAACAAACTGTTCATTTTCTGCTCCTGTTTTTACTTCTTTCTTTTCGACATGCTCTCCTTTTTTGACAAATACATATTTTTTTCCAGCTTCTTCAAAAATGGCTTCTTTAGGTAAGGTAAGAACGGAATTCGTTCTGTTAATAATTGAAGCGTTCACAAATCTTCCTTCATAAAAATTTGTTGGAGGAAGTTTAGAATCTATATCCACATGCACCTGAATAGTGTTGTTTTCAGTATTAGTTACTTTTCCTATTAAATGTATACTCCCTCTTAAAGTATCTTTAATTTCCGGTAACATAAATTCTACATTTTGTCCGGTAAACAAACCTGATGCATGTTTTGAAGGAACATTTAACTCTATATGCAGTTCATCCTGATTAATAATCATAAATAATTCATCAGCCGTAGTAATTTGTTTGCCGGGAGAAATTTCTTCTGCATGAACAAAACCACTTTTCGGGCTGACAATGGCCAATATTGGATTTATTTTTTTTGTTCTGATTATCGTTGAAGGATTGAATCCTAATAATTGCAACTCAGAACGTAATCCTTCATATTCTGCTGATGAAACCTGATATAAAGCCTGAGATTGTTCATAGGCTTTTCGACTTATTGCATCGGCAGATAGCAAAGATTGCTTTCTTTGGTAATCTTTTAGATTCAGGTTCATGTTGTAGTAAGCTTCTAAAAATTGCTTTTGTAAAGTGATAAAGGAAGGATTTCTAACGGTAGCCAAAACCTGACCTTTTTTTACAAATTCTCCGGTAATAAAGTTTACTTTGTCTATAAATCCATCTACCTGGCTGTGTATTGATGACTTATTTTCCGGTAAGGCATGAATTACTCCACTTACTGTTATTTTGGTATCAATATATCTAAGTTCAGGTTTTCCAAATTTTATTCCATTGGTTTTGATTTGTTCATCTGTAAGAGTAATTTCTTCTGATTTATTTTCATTTTCAGCAGAACTTGCTTTATTCTCAGTTCCTGAACAAGAGAATACCAGCCATATAATACTATTTATGTATACTAGTTTTTTCATTATTTCTATCAATTTTGTTTGGTAATGTATTTAAGCTCGATGATTGATTGATTATAATTATTAAGAAGCTCGAGATAAGTTATGTTGGCATCTACAGAAGATTTTAACATACTGCAATATTGCAAATAGTCTATTTCTCCGTATTTATATTTTGTTGTTGCCACCTCTCTCATCTTTTGAAGTTCTTTAAAAGGATTATCTCCAAAAAACTCCAATTCATTTCGATACATTTCCTCTAATTTTTGCAATTGCTTGATTCTTACCTGCAAATCATGTACAATTTGTTCTTGTTGATTATTTAAAATTTGATTATCAATACTATTTTGCTCCTTTGCTTTTTTATATGAGTTGTTAAATAAAGGAACCGATAATCCTACAATTCCTGCATAGTACCCGGAACTTTGATCAATACTTTGGACCAATCCTCCCAAAGATAATTCCGGTCTTCTTTGTGCCTTGGTTAAGGCGATAGTTTTTTTATTAACATCTCTGGCTTTGTCAAATTGTTCAATATATACTGAGTTGGCACTATCTGACTGAAACCTATGGGAAATACGGGAAAATTTCTCAACCGGTTCTAAGTTTTCTTGATTTTGAATATAACAAAGCGAAAATAACTGATTTTCTATAGTAAGGAATTCTTGTTCATTCATTGCTTTTTGTTTGAGTACCTGCTCCAATTCTACTTTAAAAAACTGCTTTTCCATATAGTCAGTTTCACCTTTTTCATATCTGTATTCGGATCTTTTTAATCCGGACTTGTATAATGAATCCATTGATTCAAACATTTTTCTCTTTTCCAGTGTATACATCCATTGATTATACAACTGTTCCACCTGAAATTTTAAAGTATGCTGCTTTAAAACAAATTGAGTGCTTAACCAGTTTTTTTTCGTTTCGGATAAATTTCTGACATCTTTATAACTGAAAAGATTTCCAAAATCCTGTAGCGCTTCTATCTGATAGTCTCCTTGTTTATTATTGTATTGACCGTATCCGGCAGTTACCGTTGTATTTTTCAAAGAATACGCATACTTTTTTTCAACGTTTTCTCTTTGAATTTCAAGCTCTTTCTGTCTAAGCTCTTTATTATTTTCAGATACTCTCTGCAACATCTGTTCAAGAGTTACTTTGGTTTGTGCATTAACAGAAATTATCCCACCTATAAAAAAAATAATTAGGGTAAGTCCTTTTCTATTTAATTTCATTTTAAATCTTTTATTTTCAACTATATAATAAATAGCTGGTACAATAAGCAACGTTAACAGAGTAGAAGTTACCAGTCCTCCTATAACAACTGTAGCCAAAGGTCTTTGAACTTCTGCTCCGTTTGAAGTGGATAACGCCATTGGAAAAAATCCTAAGGTTGCTACCATGGCTGTCATAAAAACAGGTCGTAAACGAGTAAGAGCCCCTTCTTTTATTAACTCTTTTAAAGAAGCATGATTTTTAGTTTTTCTCAGGTAATTTAATTCGCTTACTAATACAATTCCATTTAAAACGGCTACTCCAAATAATGCGATAAAACCAACTCCTGCTGATATACTAAAGGGGAGTCCCCTGACAACCAAAGCAATAATTCCGCCGATTGACGCCAAGGGTACTGCAGTGAAAATAATTAAAGCATCTTTCATACTCTTAAATGCCATATATAGTAACAGTATGATAGTGGCCAAAGCTATAGGAATTGCTATGCTAAGCCTGGCACTTGCTTCCCGTAAATTTTCAAAGGCTCCTCCATACTCAAAGGTATAACCCGGAGGTAATTTGATATTTTTATCCAAATTTTCTTGTATATTCTCAACAAGGGTAGCAACATCTACTCCTCTTACATTTACCCCAATATTAATCTTTCTCTGTGCCTGTTCTCTTGATATCATCATGGGACCGGATTCATAATCTATTGTAGCCACTTCTGAAAGAGGAATAAGAGTATTCTTTGATGTTCTTATATAGAGTTGATCCAGATTTAATTGATTACGGTATTCTTGGCTAAGCCTTACTATCAACTCAAACCTTTTTTCGCCTTCCAGAATAACTCCTGCATCCTGGCCTGCTATAGTGGATCTTATAATTTGATTCAAAGAATTAATTGTAAGTCCATACTGGGCAATTTTAAGTCGGTCATAACTAATTTTCATTTGTTTTAACCCCTCTGTCTGTTCCACTTTCACATCAGCAGCGCCTTTGATACTCCTAATAATTTCCGCAGACTTATCTGCTAATTCTTTAAGCTCTCTGGTATCATCTCCGAAAATTTTAACTACTACATCTGCCTTTGCTCCTGTCATCAGTTCATTAAATCGTAACTGAATAGGTTGTGAAAACTCAAAAGCGGCACCTAAGATAGAAGATAATTTTTCTTTCATTTTACTTACTAATTCTTCCTGAGTTTTAGCCGTTACCCATTCATTTTTCTCCTTCAATA contains these protein-coding regions:
- a CDS encoding MarC family protein, encoding MVQNFIHVFSAAMVALFPVVNPIGNAFIVNNFLEGLGEKQRKSVVKQITIYCLSIGLGSLLIGRLILLLFGLSIPVIQLGGGLMICKTALGWLSDGNNKGKSKEKKEKTINDLDNENIQKDIFYPITFPIIMGSGSISVIFTLTANSSIEENMYLTLINYLTIALVILVLCILVYFFLSNASKIVDKVGSSGNIIINKLIAFFTFCIGIQITLTGISKIFHIDIM
- a CDS encoding NADH-quinone oxidoreductase subunit D → MSQENNKSELINLAGVVDNYIVKEQLDGQLQKINLGPTHPSTHGIFENHILMDGERIVSSSSTVGYIHRAFEKISERRTYAQITTLTDRLNYCSSPINNMGWHMTMEKLLGIKVSKKIDYMRIIIMELARIADHLVCDSVMGVDTGALTGFTYMFQDREKIYDLYEQVCGARMTTNIGRIGGFERDFSPKFHQLIREFIADFPKRLEEFASLLERNRIFMDRTIGVGGISAERALNYGFTGPNLRAAGVDYDVRVMSPYSSYDDFDFIIPIGTAGDAYDRFMVRLQEIRESFKLIKNAYENLPEGNYHEDVPDFYLPDKPDVYNSMEALIYHFKIIMGETKIPTGEVYNSVEGGNGELGFYLVSDGGRSPYRLHFRRPCFIYYQAFEELVKGQMLSDAIIALGSLNVIAGELDA
- a CDS encoding NADH-quinone oxidoreductase subunit C, translating into MDNQFVLQLLTDEFGDSILRAYEPDGILTLEIKDEAVLPLVEFVKKHTIKIDFLTDICGIHYPDHKGAELGVIYHLHSFINNFRLRLKTYLSIDKPDVDSLTSLYSGANWMERETFDFYGINFKGHPNLKRILNMEEMEYHPMLKQYQLEDATRTDKDDAMFGR
- a CDS encoding NADH-quinone oxidoreductase subunit B; this encodes MSEKVTMVEPPEGVSGPGYFAGSLDKIIGLARSYSLWPLPFATSCCGIEFMAIQASNYDLSRFGAENMRFSPRQADLLMVCGTISKKLAPVLKQVYSQMAEPKWVMAVGACASSGGIFDTYSVLQGIDKIIPVDVYVPGCPPRPEQIIEGFMQIQEMVQNESLRRRDSPEYKALLESYNIS
- a CDS encoding NADH-quinone oxidoreductase subunit A; this encodes MSLPVDYVPILIQVAVALGFSVMTLIGSAMLGTRIHGKAKDDTFECGVAYEGDARTPFSIKYFLTAILFVLFDIEIVFFYPYALNVKEFGVAGFLAVVTFISIFLLGFLYVVKKGALDWEK
- a CDS encoding TonB-dependent receptor, which codes for MKKLYLICSLICCGQFLMAQNTSSIKGNVSNIENLPVADAVILVDGQSVSETTKSDGSFEIKGLSPGKHKITIISPDSGQYTESFSLDSNETKELRMTVYQKGDLDKILIYGQGKQPKGLDMITRIPLSPRELPQNISVISDEIINEQGALTLTDAVRNVPGVTLFGTYGGTTESMSIRGYRGTPVLKNGIQVDSDFRTSGILTDMQGVSSIQVLRGSASITQGIGNGLGSPGGVINVVTKTPLFLKDAGQVALESGSWGLFRSTLDYQTVLDKKNTSAFRLNAAFQRADSYKPRVDNNRVYVNPSFEWRPDDKTTVTLEMDYMNDNTTPDRGTTNLSEINTYNLLDTSKNFFGWGTDNVNTKTTTYSAKIVRKLNDKLSLRAVYAGSVNNDETYGVGSMANPYRYKDVVTGKTISDYTKRIRTLSWSESEDKNKVIQIDLIGKNLFTGKIKHTFQAGFDYKSNEKTSISHGSITVDTVNILEKIGNNLPSGISKKSFGTTAVNTKTYSEVYGFTVHDAIEFNPYIRANFALRYSVDGRKSNVGAANDAWDPFVGIMITPVKNISLFGNFATTTNLRSASNPTQDGGTIGASVTNQWEVGVKSDWFNKKLDFNVTYYFINNNDIAYQVYDNGVATGYYKKAGDLRRNGIEIEANGRILENLRVILGYSYSDVQYRKSIAYVNGSRPMNAPYSTANGWVQYLFNQGALKNLSLGVGVYYVGNRPVNDYSSDLRTDGHGTTPGVKPFNMPGYTTINAQLGYTYKDVGLKVFFNNIFDELGYTSYYRGGYINQIDPRNFKIQLSYNF